In Primulina huaijiensis isolate GDHJ02 chromosome 16, ASM1229523v2, whole genome shotgun sequence, a single genomic region encodes these proteins:
- the LOC140961850 gene encoding nudix hydrolase 23, chloroplastic isoform X2 has translation MIMLKAIQILGSSSSGCFSLSHRLKKPPHSNCGVSFISRKPTKTTLFSFSRELSETNFLYFQIRKGRNFRAFQMSHIRSEASPDGVSSSASLVLQSTGSNRKINFCQSCGGPTKHEIPDGEEKMRAICTLCGKIAYENPKMVVGCLIEHENKILLCKRKIHPSYGLWTLPAGYMEIGESAAEGAIRETWEEANAEVEVLSPFAQLDIPLIGQYIEDRKVGRMGFHYGIINKRPGTSPSDIHAYTLHHHLRS, from the exons atgatcATGCTTAAAGCAATACAGATTCTTGGTTCATCTTCTTCCGGATGTTTTTCCCTTTCCCACAGGTTGAAGAAGCCCCCACATTCGAATTGTGGCGTCTCTTTCATTTCAAGAAAACCCACCAAAACcactcttttttcattttcacgTGAACTGTCGGAAACgaatttcttatattttcaaattcgcAAAGGTCGCAACTTTAGAGCTTTCCAGATGTCCCACATACGTTCTGAGGCAAGTCCGGATGGAGTTTCATCTTCTGCATCTCTTGTGCTTCAGTCAACT GGCAGTAATAGGAAGATTAATTTCTGCCAGTCATGTGGTGGCCCAACAAAGCACGAGATACCTGATGGAGAGGAGAAGATGAGAGCCATTTGCACTCTGTGTGGAAAGATTGCTTATGAGAACCCGAAAATG GTTGTGGGTTGCCTCATTGAGCATGAGAACAAAATACTATTATGCAAGCGAAAGATCCATCCATCATATGGTCTTTG GACTCTTCCAGCTGGTTACATGGAAATCGGGGAGTCTGCAGCGGAAGGAGCAATTAGGGAAACGTGGGAAGAGGCAAATGCTGAAGTAGAAGTTTTATCACCATTTGCTCAGTTGGATATACCTCTTATTGGCCAA TATATTGAAGATAGAAAAGTTGGAAGAATGGGGTTTCACTATGGCATTATTAACAAGAG GCCTGGGACAAGTCCTTCAGATATACATGCCTACACGCTGCATCACCATTTGCGATCTTGA
- the LOC140961850 gene encoding nudix hydrolase 23, chloroplastic isoform X1, translating into MIMLKAIQILGSSSSGCFSLSHRLKKPPHSNCGVSFISRKPTKTTLFSFSRELSETNFLYFQIRKGRNFRAFQMSHIRSEASPDGVSSSASLVLQSTGSNRKINFCQSCGGPTKHEIPDGEEKMRAICTLCGKIAYENPKMVVGCLIEHENKILLCKRKIHPSYGLWTLPAGYMEIGESAAEGAIRETWEEANAEVEVLSPFAQLDIPLIGQTYIIFLAKLKRPSFSPGPESSECQLFTIEDIPFDSLSFSSMLVTLKLYIEDRKVGRMGFHYGIINKRPGTSPSDIHAYTLHHHLRS; encoded by the exons atgatcATGCTTAAAGCAATACAGATTCTTGGTTCATCTTCTTCCGGATGTTTTTCCCTTTCCCACAGGTTGAAGAAGCCCCCACATTCGAATTGTGGCGTCTCTTTCATTTCAAGAAAACCCACCAAAACcactcttttttcattttcacgTGAACTGTCGGAAACgaatttcttatattttcaaattcgcAAAGGTCGCAACTTTAGAGCTTTCCAGATGTCCCACATACGTTCTGAGGCAAGTCCGGATGGAGTTTCATCTTCTGCATCTCTTGTGCTTCAGTCAACT GGCAGTAATAGGAAGATTAATTTCTGCCAGTCATGTGGTGGCCCAACAAAGCACGAGATACCTGATGGAGAGGAGAAGATGAGAGCCATTTGCACTCTGTGTGGAAAGATTGCTTATGAGAACCCGAAAATG GTTGTGGGTTGCCTCATTGAGCATGAGAACAAAATACTATTATGCAAGCGAAAGATCCATCCATCATATGGTCTTTG GACTCTTCCAGCTGGTTACATGGAAATCGGGGAGTCTGCAGCGGAAGGAGCAATTAGGGAAACGTGGGAAGAGGCAAATGCTGAAGTAGAAGTTTTATCACCATTTGCTCAGTTGGATATACCTCTTATTGGCCAA ACGTACATTATTTTTTTAGCCAAGTTGAAGAGACCTAGCTTTTCACCGGGTCCAGAATCATCAGAATGTCAACTATTCACGATTGAGGATATTCCTTTTGATTCTTTGTCATTCTCATCTATGCTGGTCACTTTAAAATTG TATATTGAAGATAGAAAAGTTGGAAGAATGGGGTTTCACTATGGCATTATTAACAAGAG GCCTGGGACAAGTCCTTCAGATATACATGCCTACACGCTGCATCACCATTTGCGATCTTGA